In Arthrobacter sp. B3I4, the following proteins share a genomic window:
- a CDS encoding SRPBCC domain-containing protein has protein sequence MTVISSTKNLEALSLTLVSEFNAGVERVWQIWEDPRQLERWWGPPTWPATFEKHDFVPGGEASYYMTGPDGEKARGWWRFVSIEAPHRLVFDDGFADDNGEPVADLGTIHGTVTLEPLGNRTRMTVLSTFETEEQMEKIVAMGMEEGMKGALGQVDAVLAEHAHA, from the coding sequence ATGACAGTCATCAGTTCAACCAAGAACCTTGAGGCGCTCAGCCTCACCCTCGTCTCGGAGTTCAACGCCGGCGTCGAGCGCGTCTGGCAGATCTGGGAGGATCCGCGCCAGCTCGAGCGCTGGTGGGGCCCGCCCACCTGGCCGGCGACCTTCGAGAAGCACGACTTCGTCCCGGGCGGCGAGGCGAGCTACTACATGACCGGGCCCGACGGTGAGAAGGCCCGCGGCTGGTGGCGGTTTGTCTCGATCGAAGCACCGCACCGCCTGGTTTTCGACGACGGTTTCGCCGACGACAACGGTGAGCCCGTGGCTGACCTTGGCACCATCCACGGCACGGTCACCCTGGAACCGCTCGGGAACCGGACCCGGATGACCGTGCTGTCCACCTTCGAGACGGAGGAGCAGATGGAAAAGATCGTGGCCATGGGAATGGAAGAAGGCATGAAGGGTGCCCTCGGCCAAGTGGACGCGGTCCTCGCCGAGCACGCCCACGCCTGA
- a CDS encoding SDR family NAD(P)-dependent oxidoreductase — MGNGASWQETITPGRFAGWTVIVTGAGSGIGLATALRVAKEGGRVVAADVSKERLDDLVAQNGSLDLVPVAGDISTEETIAAIVAAAGGRVDALANVAGIMDRFAPIHEVEDDVWERVFRVNVTALIRLTRAVIPLMLEAGTGSVVNVASEAGLRGSAAGAAYTASKHAVVGLTKNSAVMYGPKGLRFNAVAPGATLTNIAADWGSQLAAERLGPLMGANVPTPATAAQLAASITFLLSNDGTNVNGAILASDGGWSAL, encoded by the coding sequence ATGGGCAACGGAGCTTCATGGCAGGAAACCATCACCCCGGGGCGTTTCGCCGGCTGGACCGTCATCGTCACCGGTGCCGGGTCCGGCATCGGGCTAGCTACCGCGCTGCGGGTGGCAAAGGAGGGCGGCAGGGTGGTCGCCGCGGACGTCAGCAAGGAACGGCTCGACGACCTGGTGGCACAGAACGGGAGCCTGGACCTCGTCCCGGTGGCCGGGGACATTTCCACCGAAGAGACGATTGCCGCCATCGTCGCCGCTGCCGGGGGCAGGGTGGACGCGCTCGCGAACGTGGCCGGCATCATGGACCGGTTCGCCCCGATCCACGAAGTGGAGGACGACGTCTGGGAGCGGGTTTTCAGGGTCAACGTCACCGCACTAATACGCCTGACCCGGGCGGTCATCCCGCTGATGCTCGAAGCCGGAACCGGGTCCGTGGTCAATGTCGCCTCGGAGGCGGGGCTGCGCGGGTCCGCCGCCGGCGCCGCCTACACCGCGTCTAAGCACGCCGTCGTCGGGCTGACCAAGAACTCCGCGGTGATGTACGGGCCGAAGGGACTGCGCTTCAACGCGGTGGCGCCAGGGGCGACGCTCACCAACATCGCGGCCGACTGGGGCTCGCAGCTGGCCGCCGAGCGCCTCGGCCCGCTGATGGGGGCGAACGTTCCGACGCCGGCCACGGCGGCCCAGCTGGCAGCCTCGATCACCTTTCTGCTCAGCAATGACGGCACCAACGTCAACGGGGCCATTCTCGCCTCGGACGGAGGTTGGTCCGCACTCTAG